A single Triticum dicoccoides isolate Atlit2015 ecotype Zavitan chromosome 2A, WEW_v2.0, whole genome shotgun sequence DNA region contains:
- the LOC119355849 gene encoding probable methyltransferase At1g27930 translates to MKPPGRLATAAAAALLVATSLLVATLLTSPLPLLPLLPCLPGVLAPSGVGYEPSGLAALADAAVYYASTRTVPQQSRAEISLSLDVLRRRAPIRLLVFGLGHDSRLWHALNPGGVTVFLEEDPEWYRIVRAKSPFLRAHLVTYRTRMEHADLLFDSYKNFSSCVPGAGAEAADAPVQVRDNAACPLALHNLPPEVYENEWDMLMLDAPKGYFASAPGRMAAIWTAAAMARARRGEGDTDVFLHDVDRKVEKKYAEEFLCDMFRVGRAGRLWHFSIPPVSRRGNTTASGGGKRPFC, encoded by the coding sequence ATGAAGCCCCCCGGCCGCCTCGCCACTGCCGCTGCAGCGGCATTGCTCGTCGCCACGTCGCTGCTGGTCGCCACCCTCCTCAcctcgccgctgccgctgctgccgtTGCTCCCGTGCCTGCCCGGCGTCCTAGCCCCCTCGGGCGTCGGGTACGAGCCTTCAGGCCTCGCCGCGCTCGCCGACGCCGCCGTGTACTACGCCAGCACGCGCACCGTCCCGCAGCAGTCGCGCGCCGAGATCTCCCTCTCTCTCGACGTGCTGCGCCGCCGCGCGCCGATCCGGCTGCTGGTGTTCGGCCTCGGCCACGACTCGCGGCTTTGGCACGCGCTCAACCCCGGCGGCGTCACGGTCTTCCTGGAGGAGGACCCGGAGTGGTACCGCATCGTGCGCGCTAAGTCGCCGTTCCTGCGCGCCCATCTGGTCACCTACCGCACGCGGATGGAGCACGCCGACCTCCTCTTCGACTCCTACAAGAACTTCTCCTCCTGCGTCCCGGGCGCCGGGGCCGAGGCCGCCGACGCCCCCGTGCAGGTCCGCGACAACGCGGCGTGCCCGCTGGCGCTGCACAACCTGCCGCCGGAGGTGTACGAGAACGAGTGGGACATGCTCATGCTGGACGCGCCCAAGGGGTACTTCGCGTCGGCGCCTGGCAGGATGGCGGCGATTTGGACGGCGGCGGCAATGGCGCGGGCGAGGCGCGGCGAGGGGGACACCGACGTGTTCCTGCACGACGTGGACCGCAAGGTGGAGAAGAAGTACGCCGAGGAGTTCCTCTGCGACATGTTCCGGGTGGGAAGGGCCGGCCGGCTCTGGCATTTCAGCATCCCGCCGGTGTCACGGCGGGGGAACACGACGGCGTCCGGCGGTGGCAAGAGGCCTTTTTGCTGA